The following are encoded in a window of Candidatus Zixiibacteriota bacterium genomic DNA:
- a CDS encoding glycosyltransferase family 1 protein, whose amino-acid sequence MSRILLASAQEDFEFPLAEAARKQLFETARCHRADGHDVRILIVTGNLNREFVEEGIPIRLTTKRNLMRLGPWCRLSDGVHYFGTVGWIALIVALLMRSRTRTLTATDGGLFSTGGRVGLRRWLARRFHRCYQQFHTYTEYQRELLLALSPCFKTKLKTVRPILMEPPVTPTEKAKQPTILYMGHLSKFKGVDIVMKVFRALAHELPNLNLTLACNGLTYDDNLEHSVHHLVDEYPTRVTLKGKVDVFAEIGRSHLLIYPIRAHSGTFAVPLSLYESLCCGTPFLSSRLEGVAEYFDDYFLCPPGNADQFIEKARRFLASPGEIPMRIEQNLSRIKRACAQYEHVC is encoded by the coding sequence TTGTCGAGAATATTGTTGGCCAGTGCACAGGAGGATTTCGAGTTTCCGCTGGCGGAAGCCGCTCGCAAGCAGTTGTTCGAGACCGCCCGGTGTCACAGAGCCGATGGGCACGACGTCCGGATTCTGATTGTCACCGGCAACCTCAACCGGGAGTTCGTTGAGGAGGGCATTCCGATTCGGTTGACCACGAAGCGGAACCTGATGCGTCTGGGACCGTGGTGCCGCCTTTCCGACGGCGTACATTACTTTGGCACCGTTGGTTGGATTGCGCTGATAGTTGCCTTGCTGATGCGATCCCGGACCCGCACTCTCACGGCAACCGATGGAGGCCTGTTCTCGACCGGGGGGCGTGTCGGCTTGCGCCGATGGTTGGCCCGCCGGTTCCACCGATGTTACCAGCAGTTTCATACCTACACCGAATACCAACGAGAACTGTTGCTGGCCTTGTCGCCCTGCTTCAAGACCAAGCTGAAGACAGTCAGGCCGATCCTCATGGAGCCACCGGTTACGCCGACTGAAAAAGCTAAACAGCCCACTATTTTGTACATGGGACATCTGAGCAAATTCAAAGGTGTCGACATTGTGATGAAGGTCTTTCGCGCCCTTGCCCATGAGTTGCCGAATCTCAATCTAACGCTGGCCTGCAACGGGCTGACCTACGACGACAATCTGGAGCATTCAGTGCACCACTTGGTCGATGAGTATCCAACACGAGTGACATTGAAAGGCAAAGTGGATGTTTTTGCCGAAATCGGACGGTCGCACCTGCTGATATATCCTATTAGAGCGCACAGCGGAACTTTCGCGGTGCCTTTGTCTTTGTACGAAAGCCTCTGTTGCGGTACGCCCTTTTTGTCGTCGCGGCTTGAAGGTGTGGCCGAGTATTTTGACGACTACTTTCTGTGTCCACCGGGTAACGCCGATCAGTTCATTGAGAAGGCGCGGCGGTTCCTTGCCTCTCCAGGCGAGATACCCATGCGTATCGAACAGAATCTCAGTCGCATCAAAAGGGCCTGCGCGCAGTATGAGCACGTCTGTTAA
- the pseI gene encoding pseudaminic acid synthase: protein MKEITFGPYRIGADQRPFIIAEMSGNHNQSLDRALAIVDAAAASGAHGLKIQTYTADTMTLDVDSSDFRIDDPNSLWNGSNLHKLYQQAYTPWEWHQAIFDRCKQHGMVGFSTPFDAAAVEFLEQLDVPCYKIASFEVTDLPLLETVAATGKPVIMSTGMATVSELDEAVGVLRSGGCADLILLKCTSTYPATPENTHLRTIPHLRDLFNVMVGLSDHTLGTGAAIASVALGATVVEKHFTLARADGGVDSAFSIEPSELRALVDESERAWQAMGTVNYGPSSVDETKSLKFRRSIYVAEDIEEGEPFTEQNVRIVRPAHGLAPKHLKAIMGRHAARALKKGTATDWDMIATVTPAVSVPEMEGQ from the coding sequence ATGAAAGAGATAACGTTTGGGCCATATCGAATCGGCGCAGATCAGCGTCCGTTTATAATCGCTGAAATGTCCGGTAATCACAATCAGTCACTTGATCGAGCCCTGGCCATTGTCGATGCGGCTGCGGCATCAGGCGCTCATGGTTTGAAAATCCAGACTTACACTGCGGATACCATGACGCTCGATGTAGATAGCTCGGACTTTCGCATAGACGATCCCAACAGCCTGTGGAACGGAAGCAATCTTCATAAGCTCTATCAACAAGCCTACACGCCGTGGGAGTGGCATCAGGCGATTTTCGATCGCTGCAAACAACATGGTATGGTCGGTTTCAGCACGCCGTTCGATGCCGCGGCGGTCGAGTTTCTTGAGCAACTTGACGTACCGTGTTACAAAATCGCATCGTTCGAGGTGACCGACCTGCCACTTTTGGAAACGGTGGCGGCCACCGGTAAACCGGTCATCATGTCGACCGGCATGGCGACTGTATCGGAGTTGGATGAAGCCGTTGGCGTACTTCGCTCTGGTGGATGCGCGGACCTGATTCTGCTCAAGTGTACGAGTACCTATCCAGCCACGCCTGAGAACACACATCTCCGAACAATTCCGCACTTGCGAGATTTGTTCAACGTCATGGTGGGACTATCGGATCACACGCTGGGTACGGGTGCGGCGATTGCTTCTGTCGCCCTGGGGGCAACGGTTGTCGAGAAGCACTTTACCCTGGCCCGAGCCGACGGCGGTGTCGATTCTGCATTCTCCATTGAGCCGAGCGAACTCAGAGCACTTGTTGATGAATCCGAGCGCGCCTGGCAAGCCATGGGAACTGTCAACTATGGGCCCTCAAGCGTCGACGAGACCAAGAGCCTCAAATTCCGTCGATCCATCTATGTGGCTGAAGATATCGAAGAGGGAGAACCGTTTACCGAACAAAATGTGCGCATCGTGCGTCCCGCCCACGGATTGGCGCCCAAGCATCTCAAGGCTATAATGGGCCGACATGCAGCGCGTGCCTTGAAAAAGGGCACCGCTACCGACTGGGATATGATCGCAACCGTGACGCCGGCGGTCTCGGTTCCTGAAATGGAAGGTCAATGA
- a CDS encoding PIG-L family deacetylase, with the protein MSNRVLVVAAHPDDEILGCGGAMARHVKAGDHVSLAILAEGLTSRDSQRDRERRREEISELGKAARQANKILGVTDVELYDFPDNRMDSVPRLDIVKQVENLVDRFRPNILYTHHSGDVNIDHRCIHEAVVTACRPMPGNHQVDTLLFFEVASSTEWQTAGSAPPFHPNWYLDISETLGLKKQALEAYQSEMRPWPHARSIKAVAHLAHWRGAGIGVEAAEAFILGRRIVG; encoded by the coding sequence ATGAGTAACAGAGTATTGGTGGTAGCAGCTCATCCTGATGACGAAATCCTCGGCTGCGGAGGAGCCATGGCCAGGCACGTGAAAGCGGGCGACCATGTAAGTCTGGCCATCCTTGCCGAAGGCTTGACCAGTCGCGATTCACAACGCGACCGCGAACGGCGGCGGGAAGAGATATCTGAGCTTGGTAAAGCAGCTCGACAGGCAAATAAAATCCTGGGTGTCACTGATGTTGAGCTGTACGATTTTCCGGACAACCGGATGGACAGTGTTCCAAGGTTGGATATTGTCAAACAAGTGGAAAACCTGGTAGACCGATTCCGTCCAAACATTCTGTACACGCATCACAGCGGTGACGTAAACATCGACCACCGTTGCATCCATGAAGCTGTCGTCACCGCCTGTCGGCCGATGCCGGGGAATCACCAGGTAGACACACTGTTGTTTTTTGAAGTAGCCTCAAGTACCGAGTGGCAGACAGCGGGCTCGGCGCCGCCCTTCCATCCGAACTGGTACCTGGACATCTCTGAGACGCTCGGGCTCAAGAAACAAGCGCTGGAAGCTTATCAGTCGGAGATGCGGCCGTGGCCACATGCCCGTTCGATTAAGGCGGTGGCTCATCTGGCTCACTGGCGCGGTGCCGGTATTGGCGTCGAGGCTGCCGAAGCGTTCATACTGGGCCGCAGAATAGTCGGGTAA
- a CDS encoding methionyl-tRNA formyltransferase has translation MNYVIATSRTWHEPMAERLKEKCGMPFHLITRKKDLTPERLMELAPRYVFFPHWSHIIPADIHNRFECVIFHMTDVPFGRGGSPLQNLIVRGITDTKVTALRCAEQVDAGPVYMKRPLPLHGTAEEIYLRAGRVVEEMIEEIVHTEPSPHPQVGKAVTFRRRRPEESDMCDISDISKLYDHIRMLDADGYPRAFLRSGRFRLEFSRAVPKDGRLVADVAITEVSDE, from the coding sequence ATGAACTACGTGATTGCTACCAGTCGCACCTGGCATGAACCGATGGCCGAACGCCTGAAGGAAAAGTGCGGTATGCCGTTTCATCTCATCACGCGCAAGAAAGACCTTACCCCTGAACGATTGATGGAACTGGCGCCACGCTACGTCTTTTTCCCACACTGGTCGCACATAATTCCGGCGGATATCCATAACAGATTTGAGTGTGTCATCTTCCACATGACCGACGTACCCTTCGGCCGCGGCGGCAGTCCCTTGCAGAACCTTATCGTGCGGGGCATTACCGACACAAAGGTCACAGCCCTTCGTTGCGCAGAGCAAGTCGACGCCGGTCCCGTCTACATGAAACGCCCCTTGCCTCTGCACGGCACCGCTGAAGAAATATACTTGAGAGCGGGCAGGGTGGTTGAGGAGATGATCGAAGAGATCGTCCACACCGAACCTTCTCCACACCCACAAGTGGGAAAGGCAGTGACTTTCAGACGCCGTCGCCCCGAGGAAAGCGACATGTGTGACATCTCGGATATTTCCAAACTGTATGACCACATTCGCATGCTTGATGCCGATGGGTATCCCAGGGCCTTCCTTCGGAGCGGACGCTTTCGCCTCGAGTTCAGCCGTGCCGTACCCAAAGACGGACGACTTGTGGCCGACGTCGCTATCACTGAGGTGAGCGATGAGTAA
- the pseH gene encoding UDP-4-amino-4,6-dideoxy-N-acetyl-beta-L-altrosamine N-acetyltransferase, translating into MPQLEDYKLRRLREDDLPTVLTWRNSQRIRANMYTDHIITNHEHRDWYRQTANDDHSRYPIIEYKGQPMGLSYFTNIDRVNGTCMWGFYVGDEEAPRGTGTVLGFLSMNFIFVREQLREVGGEALAFNVPSQKLFNRLGFSNNGCRSKPVVKNGSDTEVIMFSLQRNQWLNADASRVRDLIANRKVKV; encoded by the coding sequence ATGCCACAGCTTGAAGACTACAAATTACGTCGGCTGCGCGAGGACGATCTTCCTACGGTGCTGACTTGGCGTAACTCACAGCGCATCCGGGCAAACATGTACACCGATCATATCATAACCAACCATGAACATCGGGATTGGTATAGACAGACGGCGAACGATGACCATTCGCGGTATCCGATCATCGAATACAAAGGCCAACCGATGGGGCTTTCATACTTCACGAACATAGACCGCGTGAACGGCACCTGCATGTGGGGGTTCTACGTGGGTGACGAGGAGGCGCCTCGTGGCACCGGGACGGTGTTGGGTTTTCTCAGTATGAATTTCATCTTTGTCCGGGAGCAGTTGCGCGAAGTGGGTGGCGAAGCCCTGGCCTTCAATGTGCCCAGTCAAAAGCTGTTTAATCGTCTGGGCTTCAGCAACAATGGCTGTCGATCCAAGCCTGTTGTGAAGAACGGTTCAGACACCGAGGTGATTATGTTTTCGCTGCAGAGAAACCAATGGCTTAACGCAGATGCGTCAAGAGTGCGCGACCTGATTGCGAACCGGAAAGTCAAGGTATGA
- the pseG gene encoding UDP-2,4-diacetamido-2,4,6-trideoxy-beta-L-altropyranose hydrolase: MKVAIRCDASNAIGTGHVMRCATLADQLTTHSAEVTFICRNHPGHLNDYIKELGYAICELPSPDSDAANFGGTEYARWLAVPDMIDASESLDALRSLPGGIDWLIVDHYGLDARWEQEMRATVKAVMVIDDLANRCHNCDLLLDQSYVEDYEHRYRSLVPDSCRVYLGPQYALLRPEFLQARHKLRRRGGHVERILVFLGGVDPSNQTRKAIDAIIALERDDIQLDVVIGSRNPHKDEIRKVCSRHSQFVVHENAVQMAELMSQADLAVGAGGTTTWERCFLGLPTITILIADNQRDMIEALAERGATINAGWYSDLSVAALNAQLVELLRDQGSLTKMQTASLEIMGERDTGVCHPLVNAMTEIVHATA, from the coding sequence ATGAAAGTTGCAATACGCTGTGATGCTTCCAACGCCATAGGCACCGGCCATGTAATGCGCTGCGCCACGCTGGCCGATCAACTGACGACGCATAGCGCCGAGGTCACATTCATCTGCCGGAATCATCCGGGACATCTTAACGATTACATCAAAGAACTCGGATATGCGATTTGCGAACTGCCGTCCCCGGATAGCGACGCCGCTAACTTTGGTGGAACAGAATACGCACGTTGGCTGGCTGTGCCGGACATGATTGACGCATCTGAGAGCCTCGATGCTCTGAGAAGCCTGCCTGGCGGCATCGACTGGCTGATAGTCGATCATTATGGCCTGGACGCCAGGTGGGAGCAAGAGATGCGGGCGACCGTCAAGGCCGTTATGGTGATCGATGACCTGGCCAACAGATGCCACAACTGCGACCTGCTTCTGGATCAGAGCTATGTCGAGGACTACGAACATCGCTACCGTTCGCTGGTTCCCGATTCCTGCCGAGTCTACCTGGGACCACAGTATGCGCTGCTTCGACCGGAGTTTCTCCAGGCTCGCCACAAGCTCCGCAGGCGCGGCGGTCATGTCGAGCGTATACTAGTATTCCTGGGTGGTGTAGATCCCTCCAACCAGACCCGCAAAGCGATTGATGCGATTATTGCTTTGGAACGCGACGACATTCAATTAGATGTGGTCATTGGAAGTCGTAATCCTCACAAGGACGAAATCCGAAAAGTCTGTTCCCGCCACTCTCAGTTTGTTGTTCACGAAAACGCCGTGCAGATGGCCGAACTAATGTCGCAAGCCGACCTCGCTGTCGGAGCGGGCGGCACTACCACTTGGGAGCGGTGCTTCCTCGGGCTGCCGACAATCACCATATTGATCGCCGACAATCAGCGTGACATGATCGAAGCGTTGGCTGAGCGCGGTGCTACCATCAATGCCGGGTGGTACAGCGACCTGTCGGTGGCCGCCTTGAATGCGCAATTGGTTGAACTGTTGCGTGATCAGGGGAGCCTGACCAAAATGCAAACGGCCTCACTGGAGATTATGGGTGAGCGTGACACCGGTGTTTGTCACCCGCTGGTAAATGCCATGACGGAGATAGTACATGCCACAGCTTGA
- a CDS encoding aminotransferase class III-fold pyridoxal phosphate-dependent enzyme, whose protein sequence is MNTACKRTADRSKSLDLQKKAGKLIPGLSQLLSKRPDQFAPDVWPGYFSKAAGVEVWDLDGNCYVDMSIGGIGANVLGYADPDVDAAVHKAVDSGSSSSLNCPEDVQLAELLCSLHPWAQMVRFARTGGEAMAVAVRLARACTGRDKIAFCGYHGWHDWYLAANLGTEDALGEHLLRGLSPNGVPQGLKGTSLPFRYNRLSELEAIVSEHGADLAAIVMEPIRSEWPDDGFFDGVMKLATQSGALLVIDEISAGFRMNSGGAHLKLGFNPDIAVFSKAIGNGYPIAAVIGREDVMQAAQRTFISSTCWTERIGPTAAIATIEKHLRLNVGEHLMRIGQAVQEGWKQTATRHQLSIKVGGLPPLSHYSFENENANALKAKFVQLMLDEGYLASTSFYAMAAHTDEHVSRYLEAVDRSFGRMSELLNNGELMHSLVGPPAVAGFTRLT, encoded by the coding sequence ATGAACACGGCCTGTAAAAGAACTGCTGATCGAAGCAAGAGTCTGGACCTCCAGAAAAAGGCCGGGAAACTCATACCGGGCCTTAGCCAACTATTGTCGAAACGTCCCGATCAATTCGCGCCGGATGTCTGGCCCGGATATTTCAGTAAGGCGGCCGGTGTAGAAGTGTGGGACCTGGATGGTAATTGCTATGTCGACATGAGTATCGGTGGCATTGGCGCCAATGTTCTCGGCTACGCCGATCCCGATGTGGATGCAGCCGTGCACAAAGCTGTCGACAGTGGCAGTAGTAGCTCGTTGAACTGTCCGGAGGACGTCCAACTGGCCGAGCTACTTTGCAGCCTGCATCCGTGGGCGCAGATGGTTCGCTTTGCCCGCACCGGCGGTGAAGCTATGGCCGTGGCGGTTCGCCTGGCTCGTGCCTGCACCGGACGTGACAAAATTGCTTTCTGTGGATACCACGGCTGGCATGACTGGTACCTGGCGGCCAACCTCGGTACCGAGGACGCCCTCGGTGAGCATCTGCTTCGCGGATTGAGCCCCAACGGTGTGCCGCAAGGACTCAAAGGAACCAGCCTGCCGTTCAGGTATAACCGATTGAGCGAACTCGAAGCTATTGTCTCCGAGCACGGCGCCGATCTGGCCGCAATCGTGATGGAACCTATTCGTTCGGAGTGGCCGGATGATGGCTTCTTTGATGGAGTGATGAAACTGGCCACACAATCGGGTGCGCTGCTGGTCATCGACGAAATCTCGGCCGGCTTTCGCATGAATTCGGGAGGAGCGCATCTCAAGTTGGGCTTCAACCCGGATATCGCTGTCTTCTCAAAAGCCATCGGCAACGGCTATCCTATCGCTGCCGTAATCGGTCGTGAGGATGTCATGCAGGCCGCCCAACGGACGTTCATAAGCAGCACTTGCTGGACTGAAAGAATTGGACCGACAGCCGCCATCGCCACGATAGAAAAACATCTCAGATTGAACGTCGGCGAGCATCTGATGCGGATCGGCCAAGCGGTTCAGGAAGGCTGGAAGCAAACCGCCACCCGGCACCAACTGTCCATTAAGGTGGGAGGTTTGCCGCCGCTCAGTCATTACAGTTTCGAAAACGAAAATGCAAATGCCCTCAAAGCGAAGTTTGTTCAACTTATGCTTGATGAAGGATACCTCGCCTCGACGTCGTTCTATGCCATGGCGGCGCATACCGATGAGCATGTAAGCAGGTATCTCGAAGCTGTGGATCGAAGCTTCGGCAGGATGTCCGAATTGTTGAACAACGGTGAATTGATGCACAGCCTTGTGGGACCGCCGGCCGTGGCGGGATTCACGCGGCTGACATGA
- a CDS encoding glycosyltransferase family protein encodes MVLAVVQARVSSTRLPGKVLKPILGRPMLWRQLERLQHASRIDRLMVATSDQPDDRQLLAICADFDVPCFCGSLDDVLDRIYRAAQSVGADTIVRLTGDCPIIDAEVVDIVIDQFQKSACDYATNTNPPTYPDGLDVEVMGIDCLETAWREAKLISEREHVTPFIRNRPERFGITNCTNEADLSHLRWTVDEPEDFDLITRIFEGLYPKKPTFSMADVVEYLEDHPQLSKLNSGFRRNEGLNKSLTHDKTKGCL; translated from the coding sequence ATGGTGTTGGCTGTGGTACAAGCTCGCGTGTCGTCGACACGATTGCCCGGAAAGGTTCTCAAACCGATCCTGGGTCGCCCTATGTTATGGCGTCAGTTGGAGCGTCTTCAGCATGCCTCGCGAATCGATCGACTGATGGTTGCTACCAGTGACCAGCCTGATGACCGGCAGTTGTTGGCTATCTGTGCAGACTTCGATGTGCCCTGTTTCTGCGGTAGCCTGGACGATGTTCTGGATCGCATCTACCGGGCGGCGCAGAGTGTCGGCGCCGATACGATTGTACGTCTCACCGGAGACTGTCCCATCATCGACGCCGAGGTTGTTGACATTGTTATAGATCAGTTCCAAAAGAGTGCGTGCGACTATGCCACCAACACCAATCCGCCCACTTATCCGGACGGACTCGATGTTGAAGTAATGGGTATCGATTGTCTGGAGACGGCCTGGCGCGAGGCAAAGCTGATCTCGGAACGAGAGCATGTCACACCCTTCATCCGCAACCGACCTGAACGATTCGGAATAACCAATTGCACCAATGAGGCCGACTTGTCTCACCTGCGCTGGACGGTGGATGAACCTGAAGATTTTGATTTGATAACAAGAATTTTCGAAGGGCTGTACCCGAAAAAACCAACCTTCTCGATGGCCGATGTCGTCGAGTATCTGGAGGACCATCCTCAATTATCAAAACTGAACTCCGGTTTCCGACGCAACGAGGGACTGAACAAATCACTCACGCATGACAAAACCAAAGGCTGCCTATGA
- a CDS encoding aldo/keto reductase → MSCNGSTLTALGLGTVQFGCDYGITNPSGQVSFQEVERILGRAATLGIKVLDTAALYGLSEETLGSILGPEHPFRIVTKTSKVASDIVSDSDAAELARTFDRSLTRLNQASIYGLLLHDANDLLKPGGARLLDALHGLKRDGRVTKIGVSVYTPKQIDNVLALFTPDLIQLPLNVLDQRLISGGHLKRLRRGGVEIHARSVFLQGLLLMKPQAVDSYFEPMRIRLESFHNDMTAMDTTPLQGALQFALSRVEVDTVLVGVCSRSELEEIRTAEIHPASADIDFSRWAFNDPRFIDPSKWRLHGGAADRRTA, encoded by the coding sequence ATGAGTTGTAACGGGTCAACATTAACCGCTCTCGGTCTGGGCACGGTGCAGTTCGGGTGCGACTACGGTATCACCAATCCGTCCGGGCAAGTCTCGTTCCAGGAGGTGGAACGGATTCTTGGGCGGGCAGCTACGCTCGGCATCAAAGTGCTGGACACGGCCGCTTTGTACGGGCTCAGTGAGGAAACATTGGGGAGTATCCTGGGACCGGAACATCCTTTCCGAATTGTTACTAAGACGAGCAAGGTAGCTTCGGACATCGTGTCCGATAGTGATGCGGCGGAACTCGCGCGCACCTTTGATCGATCCTTGACTCGCTTGAATCAGGCTTCCATATACGGTCTTCTGCTTCACGACGCAAACGATCTGTTGAAACCGGGTGGGGCACGACTGCTTGACGCTCTGCATGGACTCAAGAGGGACGGGCGGGTGACCAAAATCGGAGTCTCGGTTTATACACCCAAACAAATCGACAACGTACTTGCGCTTTTCACACCTGATCTGATTCAACTGCCGCTCAATGTGCTCGACCAGCGTTTGATCTCCGGCGGTCATCTAAAACGATTGCGCCGCGGCGGGGTAGAGATCCATGCTCGTTCGGTATTCCTGCAGGGTCTGCTCCTGATGAAACCGCAGGCGGTGGATTCGTACTTTGAGCCGATGCGCATCCGACTTGAGAGCTTTCACAACGACATGACGGCCATGGATACCACGCCCTTGCAGGGAGCCTTACAATTTGCTCTAAGTCGAGTCGAAGTGGATACCGTATTGGTCGGAGTTTGTTCGCGTAGTGAACTGGAAGAGATTCGCACGGCAGAGATACATCCGGCCTCTGCCGATATAGACTTCAGTCGTTGGGCCTTCAATGATCCGCGCTTTATCGATCCGTCCAAGTGGCGTTTACACGGCGGTGCCGCGGACAGGAGAACAGCCTGA